The genomic segment CCCAGACCGCGGCCGAGAGGAAGGGTCGTCCGGCCCTGGGGCCGGACGACGGCAGCCGCGCCGGCTCAGCCGCCCAGCACGACGTTCAGCGGCGGCTCGCCGGCCACGAGACGCTCGATCTGGGTGCGCACCAGCTTCGCCACCCGCGGGCGCATGGCGCTGGACGCCCCGCCCACGTGCGGGCTGATGAGCACGCCAGGAAGGCCCCACAGCGGGTGGCCGTCGGGAAGCGGCTCGGGGTCGGTGACATCGAGCGCGGCGCGGATGCGACCGCGGCGCACGTGGTCGACGAGCGCGTCGGTGTCGATCAGGGTGCCGCGCCCGACGTTGACCACGAGCGCCCCGTCGGGCAGCGCCGCCAGGAACGCGTCGTCGACGAGACCCTGCGTCGCGTCGCCTCCGGGCAGCGTCAGCACCACGATCTCGGCACGCGGGAGCAGCGACGGCAGCTCGTCGATGCCGTGCACCGCGACGCCGTCCTCGTCGCGGGCCCGCGAAGCGACGGGGATCAGCTCCACCTCGAACGGCGCCAGCCGGGCGGCGACCGCCTTGCCCACCCCGCCGTACCCCAGCAGCAGCACGCGGCGGTCGGCGAGGCTCTCGGCGAACACCGGCTTCCAGCGCCCGGCGGCGGTGTCGACGGCGAACGCGTCGAGGTGCCGCTGGGCGGCGAGGGCGAGGCCGACGGCGAGCTCGGCGGTCGAGGTCTCGTGCACCGAGGCGGCGTTGGCGAACCGCAGGCCGTGGGGAAGGAGGTCGGCCACGCCGTCGTACCCGATCGACTGGCTCTGCACCAGCCCGACCTCCACGCCCTCGAGGCGGTCGAGCACGCGGGTCATCGACATGTAGGGGGGGACGACCATGTCGAACCGGTCGCGCGGGGCCGCGGCATCCATCGGCCACACCACCAGCTCCACCCCCTCGGGCAGCTCGCCGAGGTCGGCGGCGAGCCGTTCGGTGGGGACGCTGACGATGAAGTTCCGGATGCCGCTGCTCACCCCGTCCACGCTACCGGCGGGGTGCATGGCCGAGGCCGCGGGGCGGCGCTACGCTCACGTCGAGCGGGCACAGGCGCCCGCCCGCGGCGCCGCGGAGGCTGCGCCGGGAGGAAGCACGGCAGCGCCGGGGAGGCGGAGATGGTTCCCGAGATCAACTACTGGGCGGTCTTGATCGCGACGGCGTCGAGCATGGTCGTCGGCACGATCTGGTACACGCCGAAGGTGTTCGGCACGCGGTGGGCGCAGCTCGCCAAGGTCGACATGGATCGCCCCGGTTCGAGCGCCGTCGTGCCCATCGTCGTCACGGTGATCGTCAGCTTCGTGACCGCGTGGGTGCTGGCCGGCGCCTCGTCGATCGCGTGGCACTTCTACGGCGGCAGCTACCTGTGGGCGGCGCTCGCGACGGGGGTCATCCTGTGGGCGGGATTCACCGCCGCCCGCTTCATCACGCACGACGCGTTCGAGGGACGGCCCACCGCGCTCACCGTCATGAACATCGCGCACGAGCTGGTGACGATCGTCGTGATGGCGCTCATCATCGGCGTCTGGCCGCCGGCCGGCACCGTCTGAGGGCGCCCGGCGCAGGACCGGGTGGGATGCCGCGGCGTCAGGCGGCGGCGCCCACCACCGCGGCCACGGCCGAGGTGAAGAACGCCAGGCCGTCGACGCCCGAGCGCATCGCCGCGGACGTGTCGGGACCGAAGCCCGGCTCGACGGCGTGCTCCGGGTGGGGCATGAGACCCACGACGTTGCCGCGCTCGTTGGTGAGCCCGGCGATGTCGCGCAGCGACCCGTTGGGGTTGACGCCCAGGTACCGGAACGCGACGAGGCCCTCGCCCTCGAGGCGGTCGAGCTCGGACTCGGAGGCGATGTATCCGCCGTCGGCGTTCTTCAGCGGGATGACGATCTCCTGGCCGGTCGAGAAGTCGCTGGTCCACGCGGTGTCGTTGTTCTCGACGCGCAGGCGCTGATCGCGCCGGATGAACTGCTGGTGGGCGTTGCGGATCAGGCCGCCCGGAAGCAGGTGCGCCTCGACGAGCATCTGGAAGCCGTTGCAGATCCCGAGGATGGGCATGCCCTTGGCCGCGGCATCCTTCACCTCCGCCATGATCGGGGCGAGCGCCGCGATCGCTCCGGCGCGCAGGTAGTCGCCGTAGCTGAAACCGCCGGGCAGCACCAGCGCGTCGACGCCGTCGAGGTCGTGCGAACCGTGCCACAGCGCGACCGGCTCGCCGCCGGCGACGCGGATCGCGCGCTGCGCGTCGCGGTCGTCGAGCGAACCGGGGAACGTGATGACCCCGATGCGGGCGGTCATTCGACGACCTCGACGCCCACGACGTCCTCGATCACGGAGTTCGAGAGGATCTCGTCCGCGACCCGCTTCGCCTCGGCGAGCACCTCGTCGGTGACCTCGCCGGCGACGGTGAGCTCGAACCGCTTGCCGATGCGCACGTCGGTGAACTCCGAGACGCCGAGCCGCGAGAATGCGCCCGAGACGGCCTTCCCCTGCGGGTCGAGCAGCTCGGCCTTGGGCATGACGTCGACGACGATGGTGGGCATCGCAATCCTCCTGGCGGCCGCGGGCTGCGGCTGTCGGTCGTAGGGCGACGAGCGCCCGAGGTCTCGGAGCGCCGGATGTCGCGGGCAGGGGTCCCTCCCAGTCTACGGGCCGTCGCGCCCGAGCATCGCCGGGTCGTCGCCGGCGCCGTCACTCAACCGTGACCATTCCGTGGGAGCGCTCCCTTGACTTCGTGAGAGCGATCCCATAGCCTTTCGACTCAATCGGTGGGACCGCTCCCACGACCTCGGCCACGGCACCGCCCCGGCCGGTCCTGCAAGACACACGACCCTGACAACACAAAGGAGTGACAGTGAACGCACGCGCCTTCCGCAGAAGCGCTGTGGCAATCGCCGCATTCTCGGCCTCGGCCGTCGTCCTCGCCGGCTGCGCCAGCGGCAACAACAACGACGCCGGTGGCGAAGACGGTGAGATCACCCTCACCGTGGCCACCTTCAACGACTTCGGCTACACCGACGAGCTCCTCCAGGAGTACATGGACGAGCACCCGAACGTCACGGTGGAGCACACCCGCGCCGCCGAGTCCGGCGACGCCCGCTCGAACTTCTTCGCGAAGCTCGGCAAGGGCGGCCTGGCCGACATCGAGGCCGTCGAGATCGACTGGTTCGCCGAGGCGATGCAGTACTCCGACATGCTCGCCGAAGCGCCCGACAGCGTGAAGGGCCGCTGGCTGGACTGGAAGGAGGCTGCGGCGACGGATGCCGACGGCCGTCTGGTCGGCTTCGGCACCGACATCGGCCCGCAGGGCGTCTGCTACCGCTCCGAGCTGTTCGCCGCTGCCGGCCTGCCGAGCGACCCCGAGGGCGTCGCGCAGCTGTTCGACGGCGACTGGGAGAACTTCCTGGACGTCGCCGACCAGTACAAGGCCGCCACCGGCAAGCCGATGATCGACTCGGCCAACTCGGTGCTCCAGGGCATCATGAACCAGGTCGAGTACACCTACACCGAAGAGGACGGCGCGGTCATCGCGACCGAGAACCCCGAGGTGCAGGCCGCCTACGAGCTCGTCGCCGAGCGCGCCGTGCCGAACTCGGCCTACTCGGGCCAGTGGTCGGACGACTGGTTCGCGTCGATGGCGAACGGCGAGTTCGCCGCGATGCTGTGCCCGGGCTGGATGCTGGGCGTCATCGAGGGCAACGCCCCCGACACGACCGACTGGAACATCGCCGACGTCTTCCCGAACGGCGGCGGCAACTGGGGCGGGTCGTACCTGACCGTCCCCGCCGACGGTGACAACGTCGAGGCCGCCCTCGAGCTCGCGGACTGGCTGACCGCCCCCGAGCAGCAGATGAAGGCGTTCGGCAACGCCGGCACGTTCCCCAGCCAGATCGAGGCGCTCGAGAGCCAGGAGCTCGCCGATGCGACCAACGCGTACTTCCAGGACGCGCCGGTCGGCGAGATCCTCTCCACCCGCGCCGAAGCGGTGACCGTCGCCCCGTTCAAGGACGAGAACTACTTCAAGTACCACGACGCGCTCCAGAACGCGGTCATCCGTGTCTTCGACGGCGTCGAGGACCAGGAGACCTCGTGGAACACCTGGGTCGCCGAGGTCGAGGCCTTCTGAGCCGCTGACCTCCTGACCCGCCGGGTGCGTGCGGGCGAGCCCGCTCGCACGCACCCGGACGATCCGCCCCCACCCCGACCGGAGCAAACGTGACTGCCACCGATGTGCGGCCCGAAGCGCCTGAGGCGCCGCCGCAGGGGAAGGACAAGCCCGTCCGGGTGCTGTCCTTCAGCCAGAACCTCAGCCGCTGGGACCTCAAGGTCTCGCCGTACCTCTACATCTCGCCGTTCTTCATCATGTTCGCGGTGGTGGGGCTGTTCCCCATCGCCTACACCGCGGTCATCTCGTTCATGGAGTGGGACCTGGTCCGCAACTCCGGCGAGTTCATCGGCTTCGACCAGTACATCTGGATCCTCCAGAACCCCCAGTTCTGGACGGCGCTGCGCAACACCTTCAGCATCTTCCTGCTCTCCAGCGTCCCGCAGCTCGTGTTCGCGATCTTCATCGCCGCGATGCTCGACAAGAACATCCGCGCCAAGACCTTCTGGCGCACCAGCGTCCTGCTGCCCTACGTGATGGCGCCGGTTGCCGTCGCCCTGATCTTCAGCAACATGTTCGGCGACAACCACGGCCTGGTGAACAACGTCCTCACCGACCTGGGCCTGACGCCCATCCCGTGGCACAAGGACCCCTTCTGGAGTCACGTCGCGATCGCGACCATGGTGAACTTCCGCTGGACCGGCTACAACGCGCTGATCCTCCTCGCGGCGATGCAGGCCGTGCCGCGGGACTACTACGAGGCGGCCACGGTCGACGGCGCCGGCGCGTTCCGCCAGTTCTGGAGCATCACGCTGCCGTCGCTGCGCCCCACGCTGATCTTCGTCATCATCACGTCGACCATCGGCGGACTGCAGATCTTCGACGAGCCCAGCCAGTTCGACAACACCGGCCAGGGCGGCGCGGCGCAGCAGTGGCTGACGATCACGCTGTTCCTCTACAACATCGGCTGGCGGGAGTGGAACTTCGGTCGCGCCGCGGCGCTGGCGTGGATCCTGTTCCTCATCATCCTCGTCATCGGCCTCATCAACCTCCTGGTCACCCGCCGCCTCGTCCGGGACGAGGGCGGACGCGGTGTCTCGCTCTCCCGCAAGAAGGGACCCCGCCGATGAGCACCACGCCTCCGATCGCCATGGTCGAGCAGCCCATCGCCACCGCCGGCCTCGGCCGGGGCCGAAACCGCAGCTCGCGCACCACGAAGATCCGCGGCTACCGCGCCGGCTTCTGGGTGTATGCGGGGCTGGGCGTCGTCATCCTCTCGGCGGTGTTCCCGTACTACTGGTCGTTCCTGATCGGATCGGGGGATGCCTCGACCATCAGTGATCCCGACATGTCGTGGATCCCCGGCGGCAACTTCCTCGCCAACGCGGCCTCCGTCGTGAACGACCCCGCCGTGAACTTCTGGCCCGCGCTGTGGAACTCGATCTACAGCTCGACGCTGATCGCGGCATCCGTCGTCGTCACCTCGACCCTCGCCGGCTGGGCGTTCGCAAAGCTGCGGTTCAAGGGCAGCAAGGGCCTGCTGGTGTTCGTGGTGGCCACGATGGCGGTGCCCACGCAGCTGGGCGTCGTGCCGCTGTACATCCTGTTCGCCGAGCTCGGCTGGACCGGCAGCGTCGGCGCGATCATCATCCCGGCCCTCACCAGCGCGTTCGGCGTGTTCTGGATGACCCAGTACCTGCAGCAGACCGTGCCCGACGAGCTGATCGAAGCGGCCCGCGTGGACGGCGCGACGATGCTCCGCACCTTCTGGACCATCGCCGTGCCGGCGGCGCGCCCCGCCGCGGCGATGCTGTTCCTGTTCACGTTCGTCGGTGCGTGGAACAACTTCTTCTGGCCGTTCATCGTCCTCGACCGGCGCGACCCGACGCTGCCCGTCGCGCTGTCGCTGCTGCAGTCGAACTACTTCGTGGACTACTCCGTCGTGCTCGCCGGCGTGCTGCTGGCGACGGTCCCGCTCCTGCTGCTGTTCGTCGTGGCCGGCAAGCAGCTCGTGAGCGGAATCATGGCCGGCGCCGTGAAGGGCTAGGGCTTTCGCCCCGGCCTCGGCCTGCGACATCCTGACATCAACGCTTTGCGAGAGAGGACTCTCCCCTCATGACGACCGCGATCCCGCGCGCCTTCCCGCCGGACTTCCTGTTCGGCGCCGCGACCGCCGCCTTCCAGATCGAGGGGGCCGCCCACCAGGACGGCCGCCGGGACTCGATCTGGGACGCCTTCTGCCGGGTGCCGGGCGCCGTCATCAACGGCGACAACGGCGATGTGGCGTGCGATCACTACCACCGCTACCGCGATGACGTGGCGCTCATGAAGGACCTCGGGCTGCAGACGTACCGCTTCTCGACGTCGTGGTCACGCGTGCGCCCCGACGGGGGCCCGGTCAACGCGCAGGGCGTCGACTTCTACAAGCGCCTGGTCGACGAGCTGCTCGGCGCCGGCATCCTGCCGTGGCTGACGCTGTACCACTGGGACCTGCCGCAGGCCCTGCAGGACACGGGCGGCTGGGCGAACCGCGACACCGCCGACCTGTTCACCGAGTACGCGCTGACGATGCACGACGCGCTCGGCGACCGGGTGAACGTGTGGACGACACTCAATGAGCCGTGGTGCTCGTCGTTCCTCAGCTACACGGCGGGCCTGCACGCCCCCGGGCACTACAGCGTCGAGGAGGGCGTGCTCGCGGCGCACCACCTGCTGCTCGGTCACGGCCAGGCGGTGCGCGAACTGCGCGCCCGCGACGAGTCGCTGAACCTCGGCATCACGCTGAACCTCACCGTCGCCGACCCCGTGGACGCGGCCGATCCCGCCGACGTCGACGCCGCCCGCCGCATCGACGGCCAGTTCAACCGCTGGTTCCTCGACCCGATCTTCCGCGCGCAGTACCCGGCAGACATCGTCGAGGACTTCCGGAAGGTGGATGCCGCGGCCGTCGCCGCCTGGGAGGCCGCGGTCCGCCCGGGAGACCTCGAGGCCATCGCGACGCCCATCGACACGCTCGGGGTGAACTACTACCACGGCGAGTACGTCGGCGGGCACGAGCCGGTGAACCCGCCCGTCGGCGGCGACGCGCCCACCGATCGTCCCGGGCGCTCGCCGTTCCCGTCGCATGAGGGCATCTTCTGGCACGAGCGCGGGCTTCCCCGCACGCCGATGCAGTGGGAGGTGCAGCCCGAGGGGCTCACCACGCTGCTGCGCCGCGTGTGGGACGAGTACGCCCAGCCCGCGGGCACGGTGCTCTACGTGACCGAGAACGGCGCGGCCTACGACGACGAGCTCGTCGTCGAGCACGGCGAGAAGCGGGTGCACGACGCCGACCGCGTCGAGTTCCTGCGCGGCCACCTCGACGCGATCCTCGATGCGGCCGAGGCCGGCGTCGACGTGCGCGGGTACTTCTACTGGTCGCTCCTGGACAACTTCGAGTGGGCGTGGGGCTACGAGAAGCGCTTCGGCATCGTGCGCGTCGACTACGACACCCAGGAGCGCACGCTGAAGGACAGCGCGCGCGAGTACCGCCGCATCATCGCCGCCCGTGCGCTCGCGCCGGGCAACGCCGAGGTCGCGTCCGTCCCGTCATGACGGGTGGGATGCCGCGTCGCCGCGTCGCCGTGGTCCACGGCGTGCCGTAGCATCCGGGGGGAGGGACAGATGGGTACCGAGACGATGCGATCGGCGGTGACGATCGAGGAGGTCGCCGCCGCGGCGGGCGTGTCGCGGTCGACGGTCTCGCGCGTGGTGAACGGTTCGACGGCGGTGAGCCCCGAGGCGCTGGAGTCGGTGCAGCGGGCGATCGCCGAGCTCAACTACGTCCCCAACCGCGCCGCGCGCTCCCTCGCCAGCCACAAGACGCACGCCGTCGCGCTCATCGTGCCCGAAGACACCACCCGGTTCTTCGGCGACCCGTTCTTCGCTGCGATCGTGTCGGGCATCAACTCGCGGCTCAGCCGCTCGGACTACGTGCTCAACCTCTTCATCGCCAGCGACGACCCCGGCGACAAGACGACCAGCTACGTCCGCAGCGGCGCGGTGGACGGCGCGATCGTGGTGTCGCACCACACCAGCGACACCTTCATCGACCGCATCGCCAGCGTCGTGCCCGTCGTCTACGGCGGTCGGCCCGCGCGCGAGCGGGAGCGCGACTACTACGTCGACGTCGACAACGTCCGCGGCGCGTACGACGCGACGGTGTACCTGATCGAGAACGGCCGCCGCCGCATCGCCACGATCACCGGTCCGCGCAACATGCCCGCCGGCGTGGACCGCGTGCAGGGGTATCGCGACGCGCTCGCCGCGTGGAGCCTCGACGAGGTCGCGGTCGAGGACGGCAACTTCACCGCCGACGGCGGGGCCGACGCGATGCGCCGGATCCTCGCCTCGGGCGCCGCGCCGGATGCCGTCTTCGTGGCCAGCGACCTCATGGCCCGGGGTGCGCTCACGGTGCTGGCGCAAGAGGGCCTCCGGGTGCCCGAGGACGTCGCGATCGTCGGGTTCGACGACTCCCCGGTGGCCACGTCGGTCACCCCGCAGCTGACGACGGTGCGCCAGCCCTCGTTCCAGCAGGGGGAGCGCATGGCGTCGGTGCTCATCGACCTCCTGGCGGGGAGGCATCCGCGGCACGTCACGATCCTCGAGACGGAGCTCGTGGTACGCGAGTCGGTCTGAGCCCCGCCCCGTCGGGCCGGCGAGCCCGTCGAGACCGGGGTTTGCCCGATGCCGCCGCGGCGGGGAGCGCCCGCCGAGACCGGGGGCTTACCGGATGCCGCCGCGGCGAGAGCGCCCGCCGAGACCGGGGGTTTCGGCCGAGACCTGGGGTGTCGTCCCCTGGCTCGGCCGGAACGCCCCGTTTCGGCGGCCCCGACGCCCCGGTTCGGCGGGCGCCGACGCCGCGTTTCGGCGCAACGCCGCCACCGCACCGGGGATGGCGGCGCCAGGGCACGCGGGTCAGCGGGCTGCGGCGTCCTGGGGATCGCCGCCGAGCTGCCCGACCGCCGGGATGGGACCGCCGTCGTCGGCGCCCGTCCGGCGCCAGCGGGCGATCGCGTTGCCCACGTGGTAGATCAGCAGCGCGGCCGCCGCGCCGAGCACGATCG from the Microbacterium atlanticum genome contains:
- a CDS encoding carbohydrate ABC transporter permease: MTATDVRPEAPEAPPQGKDKPVRVLSFSQNLSRWDLKVSPYLYISPFFIMFAVVGLFPIAYTAVISFMEWDLVRNSGEFIGFDQYIWILQNPQFWTALRNTFSIFLLSSVPQLVFAIFIAAMLDKNIRAKTFWRTSVLLPYVMAPVAVALIFSNMFGDNHGLVNNVLTDLGLTPIPWHKDPFWSHVAIATMVNFRWTGYNALILLAAMQAVPRDYYEAATVDGAGAFRQFWSITLPSLRPTLIFVIITSTIGGLQIFDEPSQFDNTGQGGAAQQWLTITLFLYNIGWREWNFGRAAALAWILFLIILVIGLINLLVTRRLVRDEGGRGVSLSRKKGPRR
- a CDS encoding ABC transporter substrate-binding protein, with the protein product MNARAFRRSAVAIAAFSASAVVLAGCASGNNNDAGGEDGEITLTVATFNDFGYTDELLQEYMDEHPNVTVEHTRAAESGDARSNFFAKLGKGGLADIEAVEIDWFAEAMQYSDMLAEAPDSVKGRWLDWKEAAATDADGRLVGFGTDIGPQGVCYRSELFAAAGLPSDPEGVAQLFDGDWENFLDVADQYKAATGKPMIDSANSVLQGIMNQVEYTYTEEDGAVIATENPEVQAAYELVAERAVPNSAYSGQWSDDWFASMANGEFAAMLCPGWMLGVIEGNAPDTTDWNIADVFPNGGGNWGGSYLTVPADGDNVEAALELADWLTAPEQQMKAFGNAGTFPSQIEALESQELADATNAYFQDAPVGEILSTRAEAVTVAPFKDENYFKYHDALQNAVIRVFDGVEDQETSWNTWVAEVEAF
- the purS gene encoding phosphoribosylformylglycinamidine synthase subunit PurS, translated to MPTIVVDVMPKAELLDPQGKAVSGAFSRLGVSEFTDVRIGKRFELTVAGEVTDEVLAEAKRVADEILSNSVIEDVVGVEVVE
- a CDS encoding LacI family DNA-binding transcriptional regulator, translating into MGTETMRSAVTIEEVAAAAGVSRSTVSRVVNGSTAVSPEALESVQRAIAELNYVPNRAARSLASHKTHAVALIVPEDTTRFFGDPFFAAIVSGINSRLSRSDYVLNLFIASDDPGDKTTSYVRSGAVDGAIVVSHHTSDTFIDRIASVVPVVYGGRPARERERDYYVDVDNVRGAYDATVYLIENGRRRIATITGPRNMPAGVDRVQGYRDALAAWSLDEVAVEDGNFTADGGADAMRRILASGAAPDAVFVASDLMARGALTVLAQEGLRVPEDVAIVGFDDSPVATSVTPQLTTVRQPSFQQGERMASVLIDLLAGRHPRHVTILETELVVRESV
- the purQ gene encoding phosphoribosylformylglycinamidine synthase subunit PurQ, yielding MTARIGVITFPGSLDDRDAQRAIRVAGGEPVALWHGSHDLDGVDALVLPGGFSYGDYLRAGAIAALAPIMAEVKDAAAKGMPILGICNGFQMLVEAHLLPGGLIRNAHQQFIRRDQRLRVENNDTAWTSDFSTGQEIVIPLKNADGGYIASESELDRLEGEGLVAFRYLGVNPNGSLRDIAGLTNERGNVVGLMPHPEHAVEPGFGPDTSAAMRSGVDGLAFFTSAVAAVVGAAA
- a CDS encoding glycoside hydrolase family 1 protein; protein product: MTTAIPRAFPPDFLFGAATAAFQIEGAAHQDGRRDSIWDAFCRVPGAVINGDNGDVACDHYHRYRDDVALMKDLGLQTYRFSTSWSRVRPDGGPVNAQGVDFYKRLVDELLGAGILPWLTLYHWDLPQALQDTGGWANRDTADLFTEYALTMHDALGDRVNVWTTLNEPWCSSFLSYTAGLHAPGHYSVEEGVLAAHHLLLGHGQAVRELRARDESLNLGITLNLTVADPVDAADPADVDAARRIDGQFNRWFLDPIFRAQYPADIVEDFRKVDAAAVAAWEAAVRPGDLEAIATPIDTLGVNYYHGEYVGGHEPVNPPVGGDAPTDRPGRSPFPSHEGIFWHERGLPRTPMQWEVQPEGLTTLLRRVWDEYAQPAGTVLYVTENGAAYDDELVVEHGEKRVHDADRVEFLRGHLDAILDAAEAGVDVRGYFYWSLLDNFEWAWGYEKRFGIVRVDYDTQERTLKDSAREYRRIIAARALAPGNAEVASVPS
- a CDS encoding carbohydrate ABC transporter permease, translating into MSTTPPIAMVEQPIATAGLGRGRNRSSRTTKIRGYRAGFWVYAGLGVVILSAVFPYYWSFLIGSGDASTISDPDMSWIPGGNFLANAASVVNDPAVNFWPALWNSIYSSTLIAASVVVTSTLAGWAFAKLRFKGSKGLLVFVVATMAVPTQLGVVPLYILFAELGWTGSVGAIIIPALTSAFGVFWMTQYLQQTVPDELIEAARVDGATMLRTFWTIAVPAARPAAAMLFLFTFVGAWNNFFWPFIVLDRRDPTLPVALSLLQSNYFVDYSVVLAGVLLATVPLLLLFVVAGKQLVSGIMAGAVKG
- a CDS encoding DUF1761 domain-containing protein; amino-acid sequence: MVPEINYWAVLIATASSMVVGTIWYTPKVFGTRWAQLAKVDMDRPGSSAVVPIVVTVIVSFVTAWVLAGASSIAWHFYGGSYLWAALATGVILWAGFTAARFITHDAFEGRPTALTVMNIAHELVTIVVMALIIGVWPPAGTV
- a CDS encoding 2-hydroxyacid dehydrogenase; translation: MSSGIRNFIVSVPTERLAADLGELPEGVELVVWPMDAAAPRDRFDMVVPPYMSMTRVLDRLEGVEVGLVQSQSIGYDGVADLLPHGLRFANAASVHETSTAELAVGLALAAQRHLDAFAVDTAAGRWKPVFAESLADRRVLLLGYGGVGKAVAARLAPFEVELIPVASRARDEDGVAVHGIDELPSLLPRAEIVVLTLPGGDATQGLVDDAFLAALPDGALVVNVGRGTLIDTDALVDHVRRGRIRAALDVTDPEPLPDGHPLWGLPGVLISPHVGGASSAMRPRVAKLVRTQIERLVAGEPPLNVVLGG